In Haloplanus rubicundus, one DNA window encodes the following:
- a CDS encoding CheF family chemotaxis protein, with protein MSEGERKVVDTRGKFTQVVKDGRELNDAEWTGGRILLSNKRLILAGNGGKRTIPLPKIRSLDGRTDVNQLVAKVSGYVSLQLATDDVVLVSAEDPESFERMLYRALLDRKMVLARHPAVEGGVVTDAEWEKARLKIEEGAVALAVADGSFVEIDLDDIGSMEANERSVREEKRQVLEVEHSEEGTSVQTYISGTERRCAILETLLRKGESRSEIGVDLSERENEVLMALYSGVSPFEVPDFLGMDVDEVESVFDRLLELEVVEEIRVRREVALNARGRNIASEAMNDQ; from the coding sequence ATGAGCGAGGGCGAACGCAAGGTCGTCGACACCCGCGGGAAGTTCACTCAGGTGGTCAAGGACGGCCGCGAACTCAACGACGCGGAGTGGACCGGCGGGCGTATCCTGCTGTCGAACAAGCGGCTGATCCTCGCGGGCAACGGCGGGAAGCGAACGATCCCACTCCCCAAGATTCGGAGCCTCGACGGTCGGACGGACGTGAACCAACTGGTGGCGAAGGTGTCGGGCTACGTGAGCCTCCAGTTGGCGACCGACGACGTGGTGCTCGTCTCGGCGGAGGACCCCGAATCCTTCGAGCGGATGCTCTACCGGGCGCTGCTGGACCGCAAGATGGTCCTCGCCCGCCACCCGGCGGTCGAGGGAGGCGTCGTCACCGACGCCGAGTGGGAGAAGGCGCGGCTGAAAATCGAGGAAGGGGCCGTCGCCCTCGCCGTCGCCGACGGGTCGTTCGTGGAGATCGATCTCGACGACATCGGCTCGATGGAGGCCAACGAGCGGTCGGTCAGAGAGGAGAAGCGGCAGGTGCTCGAAGTCGAGCACAGCGAGGAGGGGACCAGCGTCCAGACGTACATCTCCGGGACCGAACGCCGGTGTGCGATCCTCGAAACCCTGCTCCGGAAAGGCGAGAGCCGGAGCGAAATCGGCGTCGACCTCTCGGAGCGAGAAAACGAGGTGCTGATGGCGCTTTACTCCGGCGTCTCGCCGTTCGAGGTGCCCGACTTCCTCGGGATGGACGTCGACGAGGTTGAGTCGGTGTTCGACCGCCTCCTCGAACTCGAAGTGGTCGAGGAGATCAGGGTGCGCCGCGAAGTCGCGCTCAACGCCCGCGGGCGCAACATCGCCAGCGAAGCGATGAACGATCAGTAA
- a CDS encoding CheF family chemotaxis protein, whose translation MSERVIADFVGHFFVTDMNRDDPVRGRIVMSRKRLVLVGDDHKVTVPTAAMFDIAVGHVPPEMRSFFSDSVTVAYRTDEGRRMAVVEAESETVDKFATVLFKAHLNGRTVTVEHPAERGGRVVDSAIRKAKLSVDDGALAFNGPDVDFAIDLATVTDFEKETRTLGGESRPALSVRHVPGRTALLSVVALPSERVMNLLGRYFRLEYSDIVEDLQDVSLSDEEVQVLVAVYSAGEGVDPLEVVAADASQTTMVLNGLREKGLVVDGDGGTALTPKGRVVINSRLEEVNA comes from the coding sequence ATGTCTGAGCGCGTCATCGCGGACTTCGTCGGCCACTTCTTCGTGACCGACATGAACCGCGATGACCCCGTCCGCGGGCGGATCGTGATGAGTCGGAAACGCCTCGTGCTCGTCGGCGACGACCACAAGGTGACGGTGCCCACCGCCGCGATGTTCGACATCGCCGTCGGGCACGTCCCGCCCGAGATGCGCTCGTTTTTCAGCGACTCCGTCACCGTCGCCTACCGGACCGACGAGGGACGACGCATGGCCGTCGTCGAAGCCGAGAGCGAGACGGTCGATAAGTTCGCCACAGTCCTGTTCAAAGCCCACCTGAACGGCCGGACGGTGACGGTCGAACACCCCGCCGAGCGTGGGGGACGCGTCGTCGACTCGGCGATCCGCAAGGCGAAACTCTCCGTCGACGACGGCGCCCTCGCGTTCAACGGCCCCGACGTGGACTTCGCCATCGATCTGGCGACGGTGACCGACTTCGAGAAGGAGACGCGGACGCTCGGCGGCGAGTCCCGACCGGCGCTTTCGGTCCGTCACGTCCCGGGACGGACCGCCCTCCTCTCGGTCGTCGCCCTCCCCTCCGAACGCGTGATGAACCTGCTCGGCCGCTACTTCCGCTTGGAGTACAGCGACATCGTCGAGGACTTACAGGACGTATCGCTCTCCGACGAGGAAGTGCAGGTGCTCGTCGCCGTCTACTCCGCCGGCGAGGGCGTCGATCCGCTGGAGGTAGTCGCCGCCGACGCCAGCCAGACGACGATGGTGCTCAATGGCCTCCGCGAGAAGGGTCTCGTCGTCGACGGCGACGGCGGCACGGCGCTGACGCCGAAGGGTCGGGTCGTGATCAACAGCCGGCTGGAGGAAGTGAACGCGTGA
- the flaJ gene encoding archaellar assembly protein FlaJ translates to MASEPTAENGTGITASETVASIVEAYERMDMEMSRYLLFIVFPSVLFFAGTVAVAVLVELPLSVRLPIPLLGGLVLFAAVAYPKLLVSQERVEMENQYHLLMTHMTVLSTTNIDRMEVFRKLGEEEEYGALADEINRVVQLVDTWNQSLDDACRRRARNIPSEPLADFFDRLAYTVNAGQELSEFLLSEQQVMIQNYVTMYESTLDNLEVMKDLYLSMVLSMTFALVFAIVLPILTGTDPTMTVGAVIVLYAFVQTGFFLVIRTMSPYDPIWYYPDDVRPEGEWSMIASLAAGAVLSVVLVVLVAGDLFGGVPGLTDLLPVSSIPRPLYMAIPVTPLAIPGVAFRVQEERIKSRDDEFPSFIRALGASETAKQSTTTAVLKTLRKKDFGPLTEDVDDLFKRLNMRLEPDRAWDYFTANTRSYLIQKFSEMYLVGRQMGGEPKQLGELISENMNHVNQLRQQRQQATVTMIGLLYGITAASSFAFFIGFKIVDILAGMSLDLTASSQLNVGRLIHTQVYDLPLIQFLLLGVVMINAVLSALIIRTVDGGHKANALLHFVMLTWIGCAVAVLTMSVVGGLLNV, encoded by the coding sequence ATGGCGTCCGAACCGACCGCGGAGAACGGCACCGGCATCACCGCCTCCGAGACGGTCGCGTCCATCGTCGAGGCGTACGAGCGCATGGACATGGAGATGTCGCGGTATCTCCTCTTCATAGTCTTCCCCTCCGTCCTCTTTTTCGCCGGCACCGTCGCCGTCGCCGTCCTCGTCGAGTTGCCGCTCTCGGTGCGACTCCCGATACCCCTCCTCGGTGGCCTCGTTCTGTTCGCCGCCGTTGCCTACCCGAAACTCCTCGTCAGTCAGGAACGCGTCGAGATGGAGAACCAGTACCACCTCCTGATGACGCACATGACCGTGCTGTCGACGACGAACATCGACCGCATGGAGGTGTTCCGAAAGCTCGGCGAGGAGGAGGAGTACGGCGCCCTCGCGGACGAGATCAATCGCGTCGTCCAGCTCGTCGACACCTGGAACCAGAGCCTCGACGACGCCTGTCGTCGCCGCGCCCGGAACATCCCGAGCGAACCCCTCGCGGACTTCTTCGACCGGCTCGCCTACACCGTCAACGCCGGACAGGAACTCAGCGAGTTCCTCCTCAGTGAACAGCAGGTGATGATTCAGAACTACGTGACGATGTACGAGAGCACGCTCGACAACCTCGAGGTCATGAAGGACCTCTACCTGTCGATGGTGCTCTCGATGACGTTCGCGCTGGTGTTCGCCATCGTCCTCCCCATCCTGACGGGGACGGACCCGACCATGACCGTGGGAGCGGTCATCGTCCTCTACGCGTTCGTCCAGACCGGCTTCTTCCTCGTCATCCGGACGATGTCGCCCTACGACCCCATCTGGTACTACCCCGACGACGTGCGCCCGGAAGGGGAGTGGTCGATGATCGCCAGCCTGGCCGCGGGAGCCGTCCTCTCCGTCGTGCTCGTCGTCCTCGTCGCCGGCGACCTGTTCGGTGGCGTGCCCGGGCTGACCGACCTGCTCCCCGTGTCGTCGATTCCCCGCCCGCTCTACATGGCCATCCCGGTCACGCCGCTCGCGATTCCGGGCGTCGCCTTCCGCGTCCAGGAGGAGCGCATCAAATCCCGCGACGACGAGTTCCCGAGTTTCATCCGGGCGCTCGGTGCGAGCGAGACGGCGAAGCAGTCGACGACGACGGCGGTGCTCAAGACCCTGCGCAAGAAGGATTTCGGTCCCCTCACCGAGGACGTCGACGACCTGTTCAAGCGGCTGAACATGCGGCTCGAACCGGACCGCGCGTGGGACTACTTCACCGCCAACACGCGCTCCTACCTCATCCAGAAGTTCAGCGAGATGTACCTCGTCGGCAGACAGATGGGCGGCGAGCCGAAACAACTGGGTGAACTCATCAGCGAGAACATGAACCACGTCAACCAGCTCAGACAGCAGCGCCAGCAGGCGACGGTGACGATGATCGGCCTCCTCTACGGTATCACCGCCGCCTCCTCTTTCGCCTTCTTCATCGGGTTCAAAATCGTCGACATCCTCGCGGGGATGTCGCTCGACCTCACGGCGAGTTCCCAACTCAACGTGGGGCGGCTCATCCACACCCAGGTGTACGACCTCCCGCTCATACAGTTTCTCCTCCTGGGCGTGGTGATGATCAACGCCGTCCTCTCCGCGCTCATCATCCGGACGGTGGACGGCGGCCACAAGGCAAACGCCCTCCTGCATTTCGTGATGCTGACGTGGATCGGCTGTGCCGTCGCCGTGCTCACCATGTCGGTCGTAGGAGGGCTGTTGAATGTCTGA
- a CDS encoding CheR family methyltransferase, with the protein MTPNPTTEDEAFDRLLDHLSTDLDFESAYYNESYLDRRISARMRRRDVESYEDYLDLVRSDPEEPTALLDSLSINVTSFYRNPEAWEPIRDALREVTAGRGRATVWSAPCSDGRESYSLAMLALDDDEIRTRRLDIVGTDINEDVLDRAREGVYRTTKTRDVAAELEPLDDAEQYVDREGDTFAVRDAVKELVTFEQHDLIADEPKRDVDLALCRNLLIYINTESKRAVVDTVLSSIREGGYLVIGMTETLPRESRDAVETVDKRRRVYRRA; encoded by the coding sequence ATGACCCCGAACCCCACAACCGAGGACGAGGCGTTCGACCGGTTGCTCGATCACCTCTCGACGGACCTCGATTTCGAGTCGGCGTACTACAACGAGTCGTATCTCGACCGCCGGATCTCGGCCCGGATGCGCCGTCGGGACGTGGAGAGCTACGAGGACTACCTCGACTTGGTTCGCTCGGACCCGGAGGAGCCGACGGCGCTGCTCGACTCGCTGTCGATCAACGTCACCAGCTTCTACCGCAACCCCGAGGCGTGGGAGCCGATCCGGGACGCCCTGCGGGAGGTGACGGCCGGACGCGGCCGGGCAACGGTGTGGAGCGCCCCCTGTTCGGACGGGCGGGAGTCGTACTCGCTGGCGATGCTCGCCCTCGACGACGACGAGATTCGCACCCGGCGACTCGACATCGTGGGGACGGATATCAACGAAGACGTCCTCGACCGGGCACGCGAGGGCGTCTACCGGACGACGAAGACCCGCGACGTGGCGGCCGAACTCGAACCGCTCGACGACGCGGAGCAGTACGTGGACCGCGAGGGCGATACGTTCGCCGTACGCGACGCGGTGAAAGAGCTCGTCACCTTCGAACAGCACGACCTGATCGCGGACGAGCCGAAGCGGGACGTCGACCTCGCGCTCTGTCGGAACCTCCTCATCTACATCAACACGGAGTCGAAGCGGGCGGTCGTCGACACCGTCCTCTCCTCGATCCGCGAGGGGGGCTACCTCGTCATCGGGATGACGGAGACGCTGCCGCGGGAGAGCCGCGACGCGGTCGAAACGGTCGACAAACGGCGGCGCGTCTACCGGCGAGCCTGA
- a CDS encoding HEAT repeat domain-containing protein: MSLYQLEKDGDTDSLLDHLKLSDNPSIRQRAAEILGDVVDDEPQAVDALVRTAKEDDDEAVRGAAIDALDAIGSEAIERLVAEMAGVDGADGADWVRAEAFVETLSADRPELRMAAANALRRLGDSGALPALVETLDDPNPRVRARVARACGAIGDERATDALGARLDDPVGQVRREAADALAAIGTDRALKPLLDAAADENDEVRYAAVMALGGYRGPEAIDPLIGALDDDSDVVRRAAVFSIVELLASAPTEQSHRIRETVVDRLGAADRSVVDPLVELLEESSQPRERRNVAWLLGRVASDEGIDDAVGALVDALDADDGTTAQFAATSLVELDGERVEDELLALLEDPECTEAARSKAVFVLGKVGGERAREQLEELLDRADDEEVRKQAFAALSKLGGRR; the protein is encoded by the coding sequence ATGTCGCTCTACCAGCTCGAAAAGGACGGCGACACCGACTCCCTGCTCGATCACCTGAAACTCAGCGACAACCCCTCCATTCGGCAGCGGGCCGCCGAGATTCTGGGCGACGTCGTCGACGACGAGCCACAGGCGGTCGACGCCCTCGTCCGGACGGCCAAGGAGGACGACGACGAGGCAGTCCGGGGCGCCGCCATCGACGCCCTCGACGCCATCGGGAGCGAGGCCATCGAGCGACTGGTGGCGGAGATGGCGGGAGTCGACGGCGCGGATGGCGCCGACTGGGTGCGCGCCGAGGCGTTCGTCGAGACGCTCTCCGCCGACCGCCCGGAGCTGCGGATGGCGGCCGCGAACGCGCTTCGCCGACTCGGCGATAGCGGGGCGCTCCCGGCGCTGGTCGAGACGCTCGACGACCCGAATCCGCGGGTTCGCGCCCGGGTCGCGCGGGCCTGTGGCGCCATCGGCGACGAACGGGCGACGGACGCGCTCGGGGCGCGCCTCGACGACCCGGTCGGACAGGTGCGCCGGGAGGCCGCCGACGCCCTCGCCGCCATCGGCACCGACCGGGCGCTCAAACCCCTCCTCGACGCCGCCGCCGACGAGAACGACGAGGTGCGTTACGCGGCGGTGATGGCGCTGGGTGGGTATCGGGGTCCGGAAGCCATCGACCCGCTGATCGGCGCGCTCGACGACGACAGCGACGTGGTGCGGCGGGCGGCCGTCTTCTCCATCGTGGAACTACTCGCGTCCGCACCGACCGAGCAGAGCCACCGCATCCGCGAGACGGTCGTGGACCGGCTGGGCGCGGCCGACCGCAGCGTCGTCGACCCGCTCGTCGAACTGTTAGAAGAGAGCAGCCAACCCCGCGAGCGGCGTAACGTGGCGTGGCTCCTCGGTCGCGTCGCCAGCGACGAGGGAATCGACGACGCCGTCGGGGCGCTGGTCGACGCCCTCGACGCCGACGACGGCACGACCGCCCAGTTCGCGGCGACGAGCCTCGTCGAACTCGACGGGGAGCGGGTGGAAGACGAACTGCTCGCCCTGCTCGAAGACCCCGAGTGCACCGAGGCGGCCCGGTCGAAGGCGGTGTTCGTCCTCGGCAAGGTGGGCGGAGAGCGTGCCCGCGAGCAACTGGAGGAACTACTGGATCGGGCCGACGACGAGGAGGTCCGCAAACAGGCCTTCGCGGCGCTGTCGAAACTCGGAGGGCGTCGATGA
- a CDS encoding type II/IV secretion system ATPase subunit, protein MTELGTATPSDELKQIAANRPHLRDHLKKFKQITGEFPLLIDEPTSDYETSRPNVLYPIGGPIYCHIYGDLGQDMKYYAIEPSLSGDEQSLFAKIRDELLDRSVSKAVPEEESEYDDRIEELLQETTTIEQDRSGLRYWIDRLLDFLGLSNYRVSEQTYENIRYRLNRDIVGLGPLEPVMRDPANEDVHVIGPHQCYVDHGTYGLIETTVDFGTPEQFDSWIRSMGERIGDPVSDSNPIVDSTLPDGSRLNVIYSDDVSVQGPSLTIRQGDETPLSINQITKWGTLSPELVAYLWLCLENEQTVFVVGETASGKTTTLNSIMSFIPRDSKIYTAEDTAEVLPPHDTWQQLLTREGGGEENSDVDMFDLVAAALRSRPDYIVVGEVRGEEGRMAFQAAQTGHPVMLTFHASDIVSMIQRFTGDPINVPETFMDNADVALFQNRVKQGDDVLRRVTSVQEIEGYSKEMDGVVTRQVFSWDPVEDEIVFQGMNNSYVLEEQIATLLGYADTRDIYDDLDFRARLVERMIEENILEYHEVNEAIKSFQRDGVEGLPFDIHK, encoded by the coding sequence CAAGAAGTTCAAGCAGATCACCGGCGAGTTCCCCCTGCTCATCGACGAGCCGACCAGCGACTACGAGACGAGCCGTCCGAACGTCCTCTATCCCATCGGTGGCCCCATCTACTGCCACATCTACGGCGACCTGGGACAGGACATGAAGTACTACGCCATCGAACCGTCGCTCTCCGGCGACGAGCAGAGCCTGTTCGCGAAGATCCGTGACGAGCTCCTCGACCGCAGCGTCAGCAAGGCCGTCCCGGAGGAGGAGTCGGAGTACGACGACCGGATCGAGGAACTCCTTCAGGAGACGACGACCATCGAACAGGATCGGAGCGGCCTGCGCTACTGGATCGACCGCCTGCTGGACTTCCTCGGTCTCAGTAACTACCGCGTCAGCGAGCAGACCTACGAGAACATCCGCTACCGGCTCAACCGCGACATCGTTGGCCTCGGCCCGCTCGAACCGGTCATGCGCGACCCGGCCAACGAGGACGTTCACGTCATCGGTCCCCACCAGTGCTACGTCGACCACGGTACCTACGGCCTCATCGAGACCACCGTCGACTTCGGGACGCCGGAGCAGTTCGACTCCTGGATCCGGAGCATGGGCGAACGCATCGGCGACCCCGTCTCCGACTCCAACCCTATCGTCGACTCCACACTCCCCGACGGCTCGCGTCTCAACGTCATCTACTCCGACGACGTGAGCGTCCAGGGGCCGAGCCTCACCATCCGCCAGGGCGACGAGACGCCGCTCTCGATCAACCAGATCACCAAGTGGGGGACGCTCTCGCCCGAACTCGTCGCCTACCTCTGGCTCTGTCTGGAGAACGAACAGACCGTCTTCGTCGTCGGCGAGACGGCCTCCGGGAAGACGACGACGCTCAACTCGATCATGTCCTTTATTCCCCGGGACTCGAAGATCTACACCGCCGAGGACACCGCCGAGGTGCTCCCGCCCCACGACACCTGGCAGCAGTTGCTCACCCGCGAGGGCGGCGGCGAGGAGAACTCCGACGTGGACATGTTCGACCTCGTCGCGGCCGCCCTGCGCTCTCGCCCCGACTACATCGTCGTGGGCGAGGTCCGTGGCGAGGAGGGGCGGATGGCGTTCCAGGCCGCCCAGACCGGCCACCCCGTCATGCTGACCTTCCACGCCAGCGACATCGTCTCGATGATCCAGCGGTTCACCGGCGACCCGATCAACGTCCCCGAGACGTTCATGGACAACGCCGACGTGGCGCTGTTCCAGAACCGGGTGAAACAGGGCGACGACGTGCTCCGGCGGGTCACGAGCGTCCAGGAAATCGAGGGGTACTCCAAGGAGATGGACGGCGTCGTCACCCGGCAGGTGTTCAGCTGGGACCCCGTCGAGGACGAAATCGTCTTCCAGGGCATGAACAACTCCTACGTCCTCGAAGAACAGATCGCTACGCTCCTCGGCTACGCCGACACGCGTGACATCTACGACGACTTGGACTTCCGGGCGCGACTGGTCGAGCGCATGATCGAGGAGAACATCCTCGAGTACCACGAGGTCAACGAGGCCATCAAGTCCTTCCAGCGCGACGGTGTCGAGGGGCTCCCGTTCGATATCCACAAATAA
- a CDS encoding DUF7504 family protein — protein MVYRWRCRTCTFSLWAASADAAAEAIRSHLFDHAESNLRRDDLRTVWRCPHCGAQGETYAGDGALESFKSHLFGHVESQIEADAHVVDAVGGTGSVLVLAPIDCDAAANARAHFLSRGDAAVVVTADPAARLRLLDRKLPSWPASTTLVTTAAEPLSGLDVDPPTELAVVTVDGQPDLSGVGETLSRTIQSTEARGALSVEFDILTELVDTFELQTVFRFLHLLSSRLEQAGALAHYYLDPQRVQQASINVLEQVFDLVIRADGAVFTSESVNRSSRTRPSTPS, from the coding sequence GTGGTCTATCGATGGCGGTGTCGAACGTGTACGTTTAGTCTCTGGGCGGCGAGCGCCGACGCCGCGGCCGAGGCGATCAGGTCCCACCTGTTCGACCACGCCGAATCGAACCTCCGCCGTGACGACCTGCGGACCGTGTGGCGGTGTCCGCACTGTGGGGCGCAGGGGGAGACCTACGCGGGCGACGGTGCGCTGGAGTCGTTCAAGTCACACTTGTTCGGCCACGTGGAGTCCCAAATCGAGGCCGATGCCCACGTCGTGGACGCCGTCGGCGGCACCGGCAGCGTCCTCGTGCTCGCCCCAATCGACTGCGACGCGGCGGCTAACGCCCGCGCGCATTTCCTCTCCCGGGGCGACGCTGCGGTCGTCGTCACGGCGGACCCGGCCGCTCGTCTTCGACTGCTGGATCGTAAACTCCCCTCGTGGCCGGCCTCGACGACCCTCGTTACGACGGCCGCGGAGCCCCTATCCGGGCTCGATGTCGATCCACCGACCGAGCTGGCGGTCGTGACGGTCGACGGCCAACCGGATCTGAGCGGCGTCGGCGAGACCCTCTCGCGGACGATCCAATCGACCGAGGCACGCGGCGCGCTCTCCGTCGAGTTCGACATCCTCACCGAACTGGTCGATACGTTCGAACTGCAGACGGTGTTTCGCTTTCTCCATCTCCTCTCGTCGCGGCTCGAACAGGCGGGCGCGCTCGCGCACTACTACCTCGACCCGCAACGGGTCCAGCAGGCGAGCATCAACGTGCTCGAACAGGTGTTCGACCTGGTGATTCGGGCCGACGGTGCGGTGTTTACGTCCGAGTCGGTGAACCGGTCGAGCAGAACGCGTCCATCGACGCCGTCCTGA